CTGCTGCCACGGCTGCGGGGCCTTCCTTGAGTGTCTGTGTCAGGGGGATGGACGAGTCCGCCACCCTCGGCCCGCCGGAACCCTAACCGTGAGCCTGAGGGTTATAGTTATGTCAACCTCGCCTTTCGCACGACCATAGGCAGACCGCTCTGCCCCAGTCCGGCAACACGCCCGGCGCGGCGCCGATTTCTGCACCCGGTGTGCCGGCCACGACCGCACCGCGAGGCCACAGCCGGCAGGGAGCAGCCGTCAGGGAGTGGTGCGGTAGGTGGGGTTGCCGGGGACGCTGACGTCGTAGTAGGGCGCCTTCTGCGCGGCCAGCAGCTTGTCCACGACGAGCGCCTTGAGCTCGGAGTCCTCGGCACTCCCCCACAGCACCTCGCGCCGGTCACGCATCACGAGGGTGATCTGGTCGATGGTGGCGACCTCGACGTGGTCGACGCGGGTGACGAGGTCGGCCGGGAGCGCCGAGACGACCGTGGCGGCCTCGCGGAGCGCGTCGCCGCCGGCGGTGCTGCCGGGGCGCACCCGCGGGATCCCCTTCGGCACCGCGCGGTAGTCGCGGAAGACCACCCCGTCGGCGTCGAGGCCGCGGATCCGGCCGGCGAGCTCGACGACGGCCACGGCGGTGCGCTCGACCACCGCGATCCGCACGGAGTCGGGCCAGGTGCGCGTCACGTCGACGGACTCGACCTCGGCGAGCGCGCCGACGCGCGCCCGGGCGCGCGCGAGGTCGACGAGCGCGAGCTGCTCCCCGAGCGGCACGTCGGCGACCTCCCGGACCCGGCCGTCGCTGAGGAGGGTGTTGCCCACCACCTCGACGCGCTGCACCTGGAGCCTGGTGGAGAAGAAGACCAGGTGCACGCCGGTGGCGAGCAGCGCGAGGACCAGCAGCAGGGCGAGGACGTAGCGCAGGGACAGCCACCGGCGCGCCCACTGCCGCCGGGCGAAGCGGCGCCGGGTGCGCCGGGCCGACCTCGCCTCCCGCTCGGCCTGCTTGCGCTGCCGGGCCACGGCCCGGGGGTCGGGTCCGCCGTGCTCCGCGTCGCTGCCCGAGACCGCGCCCGGGCCAGTGGGCCGGGAGTCGCGGGGCGGCGCGTCGCGGTCCACTCAGGCACCTCCGAGCAGGTCGAGCACCTGGGGTCCGACGGTCGTGACGTCGCCGGCGCCCAGGGTGATCACGAGGTCGCCCGGGCGCGACCGCTCGGCGAGTGCCTGGGCCGCGGCGCCCAGCCCGTCGACGTAGGTCACGTGCTGGGCCGGCAGCGGGACGGCGTCGGCGACGAGCAGGCCCGTCACCGCCGGGTCGGGGTCCTCGCGCGCGACGTAGACGTCGAGCACGACGACCTCGTCGGCGGCACCGAGCTCGGCGCCCATCGCCTCGCCGAAGATGCGAGTGCGGGAGACGAGGTGGGGCTGGAAGGCGGCGATGACGCGTCCGTCGCCGGCGAGGGCCCGGGCGGCCTCGAGGTCGCCCCGGATCTCGACGGGGTGGTGGGCGTAGGAGTCGTAGACGCGCACGCCTGCCGCCTCGCCCTTCAGCTCCATGCGGCGTCCGGTGCCGGTGAAGCCGCCCAGCCCTTCGGCGAGGGACGCGAACGGAAGACCGAGCCGCAGGCCCATGGCCAGCGCGGCGACCGCGTCGAGGACGTAGTGGCGCCCGGGGATCCGCAGCCGCAGCTCGCCGAGGTCGCTGCCGTGCTGGGTGACGCGGCACACCGAGGTGGAGCCGTCGAGCAGCAGGTCGTGGACACGGACGTCGGCGTCGGGCGACTCCCCCACCGTCACCACCTCGAGGCCGGCGTCGCGGGCGTGGCGCGCGAGCCGCGCCGCACCGGGGTCGTCGACCACGCACACCAGGAAGCCGCTGCGGTCGAGGGTGGCGGCGAAGTCGTCGAACGCGCGGTGGTAGGCCTCCTCCGTCCCCCAGTTGTCGAGGTGGTCGGCCTCGACGTTGGTGACGATCGCCGCGTGGGGGCGGTAGTGCAGGAAGGCGCCGTCACTCTCGTCGGCCTCGGCGACGAACAGGTCGTCGGTGCCGGCGTCGGCGTTGCGGCCGGTGGCGCTGAGCACCCCGCCCACCGCGTACGACGGGTCGACGCCGGCGGCCAGCAGCGCGGACGTGAGCAGGCCCGTGGTCGTCGTCTTGCCGTGGGTGCCGGCGACGGCCAGGACCCGCGAGCCGAGCATCACCGAGGCGAGACCGGCTGAGCGGGGCAGGATGCGCAGGCCGCGGCGGCGCGCCTCGACCACCTCGGGGTTGTCCTCGCGGGCAGCCGTGGTGACGACCACGGTGTCGGCGTCGCCGAGGTGCGCGGCGTCGTAGCCGAGGTGGCAGGTCACCCCCAGCTCGCGCAGCGCGGGAAGGAACGGGGTGTCGTGGTCGTCGCTGCCCGTCACCGGGACGCCGCGCTGGGCCATGATGCGCGCGATCGCGGAGATGCCGGCGCCGCCGATGCCGATGCAGTGGACGCGGCCGAGCGCCGCCGCGGGCAGCACCTCGTCGGGGACCGGGATCCTCACGACCGTCCGCCTGCGGCGTCGAGGACGATGCGCGCCAGCTTCTCGTCGGCGTCGAGCGGGATCACGCCGGTCGCGGCGGCGCCCATGGCGGCGAGCCGCGCCGGGTCGGTGAGGAGGCCCGGCAGGGTGGCCGCGACCCACTCCGGGGTCAGGGCGGCGTCGGAGACCAGGAGGCCGCCGCCGGCGTCGACGACCGGGCGCGCGTTGAGCGCCTGCTCGCCGTTGCCGATGGGCAGCGGGACGTAGACGGCCGGCAGGCCGACCCCGGAGACCTCGGTGACGGTGTTGCTGCCGGAGCGGCACAGCACCGCGTCGGCCGCGGCGTAGGCGAGGTCCATCCGGTCGACGTAGTTGAGCACGACGTAGGGCACCTCGCCCGGCTCGACGGCGAGCTCGTGCGCGGGTCCCACGATGTGCAGCACCTGCACCCCGGCGGCCGCGAGGTCGGGGGCGGCGCCGGAGACCGCGGCGTTGATGCGCGCGGCGCCCTGCGAGCCACCGGTGACCAGCAGGGTCGGCAGGTCGTCGCGCAGGCCGAAGGTGGTGAGCGCCTCACCGCGCAGCGCACCCCGGTCCAGGGTCGAGATGAGCCGCCGGATCGGCAGGCCGATGCACACGGCGTGCGGCAGCTCCGTGCCCGGGAAGCTGGTGGCCACGTGGGACGTCATCCGCGCCCCGAGCCGGTTGGCGATCCCGGGCATGGCGTTGCCCTCGTGGACGACGATCGGCACTCCGCGCTTGCGGGCGGCCAGGTAGGCGGGCACGGAGACATAGCCACCGAAGCCCACGACCACGTCGGGGCGCACCCGGTCGACCACCTCGAGGGCCGCCGCGCGGGCGGCGCGCAACCGCGTCGGCGTCCGGAGCAGCTCGGGGCTGGGACGCCGCGGCAGCGGCACGCGGGGCACGTACTCGAGCGGCAGGCCGGCCTCGGGCACGAGCCGGGCCTCGAGTCCCTCGCGGGTGCCGAGGCAGGTCACCCGGACCCCCGGGTCGAGCCGCCGCAGGGCGTCGGCCGTGGCGAGCAGGGGCGAGGTGTGGCCGGCGGATCCACCGCCGGCGAGGAGTACGCGCATCGGGCCAAACCTAGCGAGCGTGGCCCGCGGACAGGCCGGCGGAGCGGTTGCGACGGCGTGCCGCCAGCGCCGCCGCGGCCTCCGGCTCCCGGCGGGCGAACCCGATCACCAGCCCGAGGGCCACCAGCGACGGCAGGAGGGCCGACCCGCCGTAGGACACGATGGGCAGCGGGATGCCGATGACGGGCAGGACGGCGAGCACCATGCCGACGTTGATCATCATCTGGCCGAGCAGCCACACCACGATCCCGAACGTGGCGTAGCGCACGAACGGGTCCTGGGTGCTGAGCGCGACGCGGATCGCGGCGTAGGCGATGGTGAAGAAGAGACCGACGACCAGCAGGGTGCCCACGAGGCCGAGCTCCTCGCCGAGGACGGCGAAGATGAAGTCGGTGTGGGCCTCGGGGAGATCGCCCCACTTCTGGGTCGACGCACCGATCCCCTGCCCGAACCACCCGCCGCTGGACAGGGCGTAGAGGCCGTGGGCGGGCTGCCAGCCGGCGTCGGTGTAGTCCTTGAACGGGTCGGTGAAGTGCGTGATGCGCTCCAGCCGCTCGGGGTCGGTGGCGGCCAGCGCGAGCGCCGCCACCCCCATCACCGAGAGACTGAGCCCGAACAGCCGCAACGGGGCCCCGACCACCCACAGCATCCCGAGGAGGATGGCCGCCAGCACCATCGCCGTGCCGAGGTCGCGGCCGACGAGCACGAGGCCGATCACCGCGAACAGGCCCGGCACGACCGGCACGAGCAGGTGGTGCAGCTCGCGGAGGCGGCGCTCCTTGTGGGCGTAGATGTTGGCCGCCCACAGCACGATGGCCAGCTTGGCGATCTCGGCCGGCTGGATGTTGACCGGGCCAACGGCCAGCCAGTTCTTGTTGCCGTTGACGAGCACGCCGAAGCGAGCGACGAGGGCCAGCAGCACCAGCGCCACCAGGAAGCTCGGATAGGCCAGCCGGCGCACGTGCCGCACCGGGATCCGCGACGCCACCCAGGCGGCGGGCAGCCCGATCGCGACCCACAGCAGCTGGCGCTTCACCACGGCGTAGGAGTCGTCGTAGGTGAGGTAGGCCCGCACGCTGGAGGCGCTGAGCACCATGATCACGCCGATGGTGAGCAGCAGCGCCGAGGCGCCGAGCAGCAGGTAGTAGGAGGCGAGGGGCTTGTCGAGCGCCTCGCGCACCGAGCGCCAGCCCGCGGCGAGGCCCGAGCCGAGCGGCGGGCGTGGGGACGACGCACGCGTGGGGGCGTCGACCTGCCCGTCCACCGTCCCGTCCGCGGCACCGTCCACCGGTGGCGACGCGACGCCCAGCCCGACGTCCCCGGGGTTGACGGTGGTCATCGTCGCGGCTCCCCTCGGGTCGGTGCGCGCCCTCAGTCGGTGTCGGGCGGGTCGGTCTGGTCGGTGCGGTCGATGTGAGCGTGCACCGCGGTGGCGAACGCGTCGCCGCGAGCGCCGTAGTCGGTGAACATGTCCATGGAGGCGCATCCCGGCGCGAGCAACACCGTGTCACCGGCCCTGGCGAGCCCGGCGGCCGCGTCGACCACGCGCTCCATCGGATCCCCAGTCTCGTCGGCGCCCACATCGATGACCGGCACATCGGGCGCGTGTCGCGAAAGAGCGTCGGCGACGACCCGGCGGTCGCGGCCCAGCAGGACGACGCCGCGCAACCGGCCGCGCACGGACCGCACGAGGTCGTCGAAGCGGGCCCCCTTGGCCAGCCCGCCGGCGACCCACACGACGGGCTCGTAGGCGGACAGGGAGGACTGCGCGGCGTGCGGGTTGGTGGCCTTGGAGTCGTCGATCCAGGTGACGCCGCGGGCCTCGGCGACGTGGGCGATGCGGTGGCCGTCGGGCCGGAAGGCCCGCAGCCCGTCGCGCACGGCCTGCTGGCTCACGCCGTGCGCGCGCGCCAGGGCGGCGGCGGCGAGGGCGTTGGCGACGAAGTGCGGGGCCGGGGAGGCGAGGTCGCCGAGCGTGCAGAGCTCGGCGGCACTGGTGGCCCGCTCCTCGATGAAGGCCCGGTCGACCAGCAGGTCGTCGACGACGCCGAGGTTGCCCGGGCCGGGCGTGCCGAGGGTGAAGCCGACCGCCCGAGCGCCCTCGACGACGTCGGCCTCGCGCACCATGTCCTCGGTGGCCGGGTCGGCCAGGTTGTAGACGCAGGCGCGCTCGACGCCGGCATAGACCCGCGCCTTGTCGGCGGCGTAGACCTCCATGCCGGTGCGGCCGCCCGGCTCGTCGGCGTACCAGTCGAGGTGGTCCTCGGCGAGGTTGAGCACGACGGCGGACTCGGCGGCCATCGACCGGGTGTAGTGGAGCTGGAAGCTGGAGAGCTCGACGGCGAGGACGTCGTAGGGCTCGGGGTCCATCACGGCCTCGACGATCGGGCGACCGACGTTGCCCACGGCGACCGCACGCAGGCCGGCCGCGGTGAGGATGGACCGCAGCATCTGCACGGTCGTGGTCTTGCCGTTGGTGCCGGTGACGGCCAGCCACGGAGCGGCGTGGTCGGGGTCGCGGAGCCGCCAGGCCAGCTCGACCTCGCCCCACACGGGCACGCCCCGCTCGGCGGCCTGGGCGAGGAGCGGCGCGGTGGGACGCCAGCCCGGCGAGGTGACCACCAGGTCGACGTCGTCGGGCAGGACGTCGGTGGCGCCGGGCTCGAGGCGGATGGTGGCGCCCAGGGTCTCCAGCAGCCGGGCCCTCTCGGCCTTCTCGTCGCTGGTCGACTCGTCGAGCGCCGTCACCTGCGCGCCGAGGAAGAGCAGGTTGTCGGCGGCGGCGAACCCCGAGACGCCGAACCCGGCGACGACGACGCGCACGCCGGACCAGTCGCTGGTGCGCCCCAGCCCGTCGACGTCGAGACCGCCCGGGGTGCTAGCCAATGCCCGCGACCCACTCGGCATAGAAGATGCCCAGGCCCGTGGCGACCGCGAGGCCGGTGATGATCCAGAAGCGGATCACGATCGTGACCTGCTCCCAGCCGAGCATCTCGAAGTGGTGGTGCAGCGGGGTCATCCGGAACACCCGGTGGCCGGGCTGCACCTTGAAGATGCTGCGGAAGAGCCCGCTCGCGCGGCTCGCCTTGAACACCGAGACCTGGATCATCACCGACAGGGTGACGGCGACGAAGAGGCCGCCGATGATCACCAGCAGCAGCTCGGTGCGGGTCATGATCGCGAAGCCGGCCATCGCGCCGCCCAGGGCGAGCGAGCCGGTGTCGCCCATGATGATCTGCGCGGGCGAGGCGTTCCACCACAGGAAGCCGAAGCAGGCTCCCGTGATGGCCGCGGCGACCACGGCCAGGTCGAGCGGGTCGCGCACCTCGTAGCACTTCGGTCCGGCCTGGAGGGCGCACGACTGGCTGTTCTGCCAGATGTTGACCAGCGTGTAGGCGGCGAAGACGAGGATCGAGGATCCCGCTGCCAGCCCGTCGAGGCCGTCGGTGAGGTTGACCGCGTTGCTGAACCCGGTCACGAAGAACCAGATCAGCAGCATCGCGAGGGCCGTCGGCAGCGCGAAGCGCTCGTAGTCGCGGATGAAGGAGATGTGGTCGGACGCCGGTCGCCAGCCACGCTCGTCCTCCAGCGCCGGCGAGAGCGCGAGGAAGCCGAAGATGACCGCGACGAGCGTCTGGCCGATCATCTTGGCGCGACTGCGCAGCCCGAGGTTGTGCTGCCGGCTGACCTTGAGGAAGTCGTCGAGGAAGCCGACGGTGCCCAGGCCGACGAAGAGGAACAGCAGCAGCAGCGCCGAGGCCGTCGGTGCCGTGCCGGTGATCACCTTGGCGGCGGCGTAGCCCACGACGGTGGCGAGCACGATGACCGCCCCGCCCATCGTGGGGGTGCCGCGCTTGACGTGGTGGGTGGTCGGCCCGTCGTCACGGATCGGCTGCCCGAATCCCTGGCGGGTGAAGAACCTGATCGCGTAGCGCGTGCCCAGCAGCGAGATCAGCAGGGAGAGTCCTCCTCCGAACAGGATGGCTCTCATGTGGTGCTTCCTTCCTTGCCGCTCCCGGTCAGGAGGTCGTCGGCGATCAGTTCCAGCGCCGCCCCCCGCGATGCCTTCACCAGGACGACATCAGCAGCCGAGACATTGTGCCGCAGCCAGTCGGCGGCTTCGTCACGCCCCGCCGTGGCGATGCTCACTCCCCCACGTCCGACCGCGGTGAAGCCCTCGGCGATGGCGGCGGCCTCGTCGCCGACGGCGACCAGGACGTCGATCCCGGCCTCCGCGGCGTAGGCGCCCACACCGCGGTGGGCCTCGGCGGCCCCGTCGCCGAGCTCGAGCATCTGGCCGAGCACCGCGACCGTACGCCGCCCGCTGCGTGCGCCGATGCCGGCCAGGGTCTCCAGCGCGGCCGTCATCGACTCGGGGTTGGCGTTGTAGGCGTCGTTGAGGACGGCCAGGCCGTCGGGACGCTCGCCGAGCTCCATGCGCCAGCGGCTCGCCGGCACGGCGTCGCCCAGCGAGTCGGCGACCGTGTCGAGGTCGAGCCCTGCCGCCAGTGCCATGGCGGCGGCTGCCGCGGCGTTGCGCCACTGGTAGGCGCCGATCGTCGCGAGGTGCACGGTGGCCCCCGAGCCGCGGTGGGCCAGCTCGAACGACTGCCGACCGAGCTCGTCGGTGGTCACCTCGCTGACGGCGACGTCGGGGACCGGGTGTTGCGCGGACCTCTCGGACGCACTGCCGAAGGTCATCACCTGCGCGTGGGTGCGGGGGGCCATCGCGGCCACCAGGTCGTCGTCGGCGTTGAGCACCGCCGTGCCGTCGGCCGGCAGCGCCTCGATGATCTCGCCCTTCGCCAGCGCGATCGCCTCCCGGCTGCCGAACTCGCCGATGTGGGCCGAGCCGACGTTGAGGACCGCGGCCACGCGCGGTGGCGCGATCGCGCACAGCTCGGCGATGTGGCCGATCCCACGGGCCCCCATCTCGACGACGAGGTAGCGGGTCTCGGAGGTGGCGCGCAGCACGGTCAGCGGGACGCCGAGCTCGTTGTTGAAGTTGCCGCGGGTGGCGACGGTCGGCGCGTCCTCGGACAGCACGTGGGCGAGGTAGTCCTTCGTGCCCGTCTTGCCCTGCGAGCCCGTCATCGCGAGGACGACCACGTCGGGGAGCCGGTCGACGACGTGCCGGGCCAGCAGCCCCAGGGCCGTCGTCACGTCGGCCACGACGACGGTGGGCAGCTCGGTGGGCCGGGTGCCGAGCACGGCGACGGCGCCGGCGTCGCCGGCGGCGCGGGCCAGGTCGTGACCGTCGACCCGCTGGCCGGTGACCGCCACGAAGAGTCCGCCGTCCTCGGGCGTGCGCGTGTCGATGAACGCGCCGCCGCGCACGAGCGCCTCCCCGTGGGCGGTGCCGCCGACCACGTGGGCGATCTCGTCGAGCGACATCTCGATCATGCGCGGGCCCCCGAGCCGTCGGAGCGGGCCGGCGCCTCCGACCCCGTGGTGCCGTCGCGTCGCGCGGCCAGGGCCGACTCGACCTCCTCGGCGGCGACGACCCGGTCGTCGAAGGGGTGCACCACGTCGTCGACCTCCTGGCCGGTCTCGTGGCCCTTGCCGGCGATGAGCACCACGTCACCGGTGCGGGCGCGCCGCACGGCCTCCCGGATCGCGAGCCGGCGCTCCCCCACCTCGAGGACCTCCGCAGCGCCGCCGCGCGCACCCGCCAGCAGCGCGGCGCGGATGGTCGCGGGGTCCTCGGTGCGGGGGTTGTCGTCGGTGACGACGACGACGTCGGCGAGCCGCGCGGCGATCTCGCCCATGACCGGGCGCTTGGCGGTGTCGCGGTCGCCCCCGGCCCCCACCACGACGACCACCTGTCCGTCCGTCAGCGGCCGGAGGGTGGCCAGCACCGCCTCGAGGGCGTCGGGCTTGTGGGCGTAGTCGACGACCACGGTGAAGTCCTGGCCGGCCGTCACCGGCTCGAGCCGGCCCGGCACCCCGCCCACGCGGGCGATCCCGTCGGCCACCCGGCGCGGGTCGAGCCCGGCGAGGGCTGCCGAGGCGATGGCGGCCAGGGCGTTGGAGACGTTGAACTCGCCCGGGAGGAGCACCTGCGCCGGGACCTCGACCCCCGGGCCGAG
The sequence above is drawn from the Nocardioides sp. zg-1228 genome and encodes:
- the ftsW gene encoding putative lipid II flippase FtsW; the protein is MTTVNPGDVGLGVASPPVDGAADGTVDGQVDAPTRASSPRPPLGSGLAAGWRSVREALDKPLASYYLLLGASALLLTIGVIMVLSASSVRAYLTYDDSYAVVKRQLLWVAIGLPAAWVASRIPVRHVRRLAYPSFLVALVLLALVARFGVLVNGNKNWLAVGPVNIQPAEIAKLAIVLWAANIYAHKERRLRELHHLLVPVVPGLFAVIGLVLVGRDLGTAMVLAAILLGMLWVVGAPLRLFGLSLSVMGVAALALAATDPERLERITHFTDPFKDYTDAGWQPAHGLYALSSGGWFGQGIGASTQKWGDLPEAHTDFIFAVLGEELGLVGTLLVVGLFFTIAYAAIRVALSTQDPFVRYATFGIVVWLLGQMMINVGMVLAVLPVIGIPLPIVSYGGSALLPSLVALGLVIGFARREPEAAAALAARRRNRSAGLSAGHAR
- the murG gene encoding undecaprenyldiphospho-muramoylpentapeptide beta-N-acetylglucosaminyltransferase yields the protein MRVLLAGGGSAGHTSPLLATADALRRLDPGVRVTCLGTREGLEARLVPEAGLPLEYVPRVPLPRRPSPELLRTPTRLRAARAAALEVVDRVRPDVVVGFGGYVSVPAYLAARKRGVPIVVHEGNAMPGIANRLGARMTSHVATSFPGTELPHAVCIGLPIRRLISTLDRGALRGEALTTFGLRDDLPTLLVTGGSQGAARINAAVSGAAPDLAAAGVQVLHIVGPAHELAVEPGEVPYVVLNYVDRMDLAYAAADAVLCRSGSNTVTEVSGVGLPAVYVPLPIGNGEQALNARPVVDAGGGLLVSDAALTPEWVAATLPGLLTDPARLAAMGAAATGVIPLDADEKLARIVLDAAGGRS
- the murD gene encoding UDP-N-acetylmuramoyl-L-alanine--D-glutamate ligase → MPSGSRALASTPGGLDVDGLGRTSDWSGVRVVVAGFGVSGFAAADNLLFLGAQVTALDESTSDEKAERARLLETLGATIRLEPGATDVLPDDVDLVVTSPGWRPTAPLLAQAAERGVPVWGEVELAWRLRDPDHAAPWLAVTGTNGKTTTVQMLRSILTAAGLRAVAVGNVGRPIVEAVMDPEPYDVLAVELSSFQLHYTRSMAAESAVVLNLAEDHLDWYADEPGGRTGMEVYAADKARVYAGVERACVYNLADPATEDMVREADVVEGARAVGFTLGTPGPGNLGVVDDLLVDRAFIEERATSAAELCTLGDLASPAPHFVANALAAAALARAHGVSQQAVRDGLRAFRPDGHRIAHVAEARGVTWIDDSKATNPHAAQSSLSAYEPVVWVAGGLAKGARFDDLVRSVRGRLRGVVLLGRDRRVVADALSRHAPDVPVIDVGADETGDPMERVVDAAAGLARAGDTVLLAPGCASMDMFTDYGARGDAFATAVHAHIDRTDQTDPPDTD
- the murC gene encoding UDP-N-acetylmuramate--L-alanine ligase, giving the protein MRIPVPDEVLPAAALGRVHCIGIGGAGISAIARIMAQRGVPVTGSDDHDTPFLPALRELGVTCHLGYDAAHLGDADTVVVTTAAREDNPEVVEARRRGLRILPRSAGLASVMLGSRVLAVAGTHGKTTTTGLLTSALLAAGVDPSYAVGGVLSATGRNADAGTDDLFVAEADESDGAFLHYRPHAAIVTNVEADHLDNWGTEEAYHRAFDDFAATLDRSGFLVCVVDDPGAARLARHARDAGLEVVTVGESPDADVRVHDLLLDGSTSVCRVTQHGSDLGELRLRIPGRHYVLDAVAALAMGLRLGLPFASLAEGLGGFTGTGRRMELKGEAAGVRVYDSYAHHPVEIRGDLEAARALAGDGRVIAAFQPHLVSRTRIFGEAMGAELGAADEVVVLDVYVAREDPDPAVTGLLVADAVPLPAQHVTYVDGLGAAAQALAERSRPGDLVITLGAGDVTTVGPQVLDLLGGA
- a CDS encoding FtsQ-type POTRA domain-containing protein; this encodes MDRDAPPRDSRPTGPGAVSGSDAEHGGPDPRAVARQRKQAEREARSARRTRRRFARRQWARRWLSLRYVLALLLVLALLATGVHLVFFSTRLQVQRVEVVGNTLLSDGRVREVADVPLGEQLALVDLARARARVGALAEVESVDVTRTWPDSVRIAVVERTAVAVVELAGRIRGLDADGVVFRDYRAVPKGIPRVRPGSTAGGDALREAATVVSALPADLVTRVDHVEVATIDQITLVMRDRREVLWGSAEDSELKALVVDKLLAAQKAPYYDVSVPGNPTYRTTP
- the mraY gene encoding phospho-N-acetylmuramoyl-pentapeptide-transferase; amino-acid sequence: MRAILFGGGLSLLISLLGTRYAIRFFTRQGFGQPIRDDGPTTHHVKRGTPTMGGAVIVLATVVGYAAAKVITGTAPTASALLLLFLFVGLGTVGFLDDFLKVSRQHNLGLRSRAKMIGQTLVAVIFGFLALSPALEDERGWRPASDHISFIRDYERFALPTALAMLLIWFFVTGFSNAVNLTDGLDGLAAGSSILVFAAYTLVNIWQNSQSCALQAGPKCYEVRDPLDLAVVAAAITGACFGFLWWNASPAQIIMGDTGSLALGGAMAGFAIMTRTELLLVIIGGLFVAVTLSVMIQVSVFKASRASGLFRSIFKVQPGHRVFRMTPLHHHFEMLGWEQVTIVIRFWIITGLAVATGLGIFYAEWVAGIG
- the murF gene encoding UDP-N-acetylmuramoyl-tripeptide--D-alanyl-D-alanine ligase, with product MIEMSLDEIAHVVGGTAHGEALVRGGAFIDTRTPEDGGLFVAVTGQRVDGHDLARAAGDAGAVAVLGTRPTELPTVVVADVTTALGLLARHVVDRLPDVVVLAMTGSQGKTGTKDYLAHVLSEDAPTVATRGNFNNELGVPLTVLRATSETRYLVVEMGARGIGHIAELCAIAPPRVAAVLNVGSAHIGEFGSREAIALAKGEIIEALPADGTAVLNADDDLVAAMAPRTHAQVMTFGSASERSAQHPVPDVAVSEVTTDELGRQSFELAHRGSGATVHLATIGAYQWRNAAAAAAMALAAGLDLDTVADSLGDAVPASRWRMELGERPDGLAVLNDAYNANPESMTAALETLAGIGARSGRRTVAVLGQMLELGDGAAEAHRGVGAYAAEAGIDVLVAVGDEAAAIAEGFTAVGRGGVSIATAGRDEAADWLRHNVSAADVVLVKASRGAALELIADDLLTGSGKEGSTT